A stretch of the Lolium perenne isolate Kyuss_39 chromosome 3, Kyuss_2.0, whole genome shotgun sequence genome encodes the following:
- the LOC127345924 gene encoding uncharacterized protein isoform X6, protein MEALAPLCRKFPCCFSTHDQLRQGWVLLSAAATYRSCCQRPHFRAPGCRRPPPQQAAAGEPAPLLHVGCVGGEPGGGGSVVANAIGSILKCSVEALRNSPCSLALLPVHGQQVVVMGRSR, encoded by the exons ATGGAGGCACTAGCTCCTCTCTGTCGCAAGTTCCCTTGCTGCTTCTCCACGCACGACCAG TTGAGACAAGGCTGGGTGTTGTTGTCTGCTGCTGCTACCTACCGGAGCTGCTGCCAGCGGCCACATTTCCGTGCTCCTGGATGTCGCAGACCACCTCCCCAGCAAGCTGCTGCTGGTGAGCCAGCCCCTCTTCTCCAT GTAGGCTGTGTCGGAGGggaaccaggaggaggaggaagcgtgGTGGCCAATGCCATTGGCAGCATCCTCAAGTGCAGCGTGGAGGCACTCAG GAATTCGCCATGTTCCCTAGCATTGCTTCCTGTTCATGGACAGCAAGTTGTTGTTATGGGAAGATCGAGATAG
- the LOC127345924 gene encoding uncharacterized protein isoform X4: protein MEALAPLCRKFPCCFSTHDQLRQGWVLLSAAATYRSCCQRPHFRAPGCRRPPPQQAAAGRLCRRGTRRRRKRGGQCHWQHPQVQRGGTQIKSMTWFRLVGQEFAMFPSIASCSWTASCCYGKIEIG from the exons ATGGAGGCACTAGCTCCTCTCTGTCGCAAGTTCCCTTGCTGCTTCTCCACGCACGACCAG TTGAGACAAGGCTGGGTGTTGTTGTCTGCTGCTGCTACCTACCGGAGCTGCTGCCAGCGGCCACATTTCCGTGCTCCTGGATGTCGCAGACCACCTCCCCAGCAAGCTGCTGCTG GTAGGCTGTGTCGGAGGggaaccaggaggaggaggaagcgtgGTGGCCAATGCCATTGGCAGCATCCTCAAGTGCAGCGTGGAGGCACTCAG ATTAAATCCATGACTTGGTTCAGGTTGGTTGGACAGGAATTCGCCATGTTCCCTAGCATTGCTTCCTGTTCATGGACAGCAAGTTGTTGTTATGGGAAGATCGAGATAG GTTAA
- the LOC127345924 gene encoding uncharacterized protein isoform X3, giving the protein MEALAPLCRKFPCCFSTHDQLRQGWVLLSAAATYRSCCQRPHFRAPGCRRPPPQQAAAGRLCRRGTRRRRKRGGQCHWQHPQVQRGGTQEFAMFPSIASCSWTASCCYGKIEIGVMHIIALLLYSLCEISVFALLIMLYFLSEVNEEE; this is encoded by the exons ATGGAGGCACTAGCTCCTCTCTGTCGCAAGTTCCCTTGCTGCTTCTCCACGCACGACCAG TTGAGACAAGGCTGGGTGTTGTTGTCTGCTGCTGCTACCTACCGGAGCTGCTGCCAGCGGCCACATTTCCGTGCTCCTGGATGTCGCAGACCACCTCCCCAGCAAGCTGCTGCTG GTAGGCTGTGTCGGAGGggaaccaggaggaggaggaagcgtgGTGGCCAATGCCATTGGCAGCATCCTCAAGTGCAGCGTGGAGGCACTCAG GAATTCGCCATGTTCCCTAGCATTGCTTCCTGTTCATGGACAGCAAGTTGTTGTTATGGGAAGATCGAGATAGGTGTGATGCATATCATCGCCTTATTATTGTACAGTCTTTGTGAAATATCTGTATTTGCTTTGCTGATCATGCTCTATTTTTTGTCCGAGGTTAACGAGGAGGAGTGA
- the LOC127345924 gene encoding uncharacterized protein isoform X9 translates to MEALAPLCRKFPCCFSTHDQLRQGWVLLSAAATYRSCCQRPHFRAPGCRRPPPQQAAAGRLCRRGTRRRRKRGGQCHWQHPQVQRGGTQVGWTGIRHVP, encoded by the exons ATGGAGGCACTAGCTCCTCTCTGTCGCAAGTTCCCTTGCTGCTTCTCCACGCACGACCAG TTGAGACAAGGCTGGGTGTTGTTGTCTGCTGCTGCTACCTACCGGAGCTGCTGCCAGCGGCCACATTTCCGTGCTCCTGGATGTCGCAGACCACCTCCCCAGCAAGCTGCTGCTG GTAGGCTGTGTCGGAGGggaaccaggaggaggaggaagcgtgGTGGCCAATGCCATTGGCAGCATCCTCAAGTGCAGCGTGGAGGCACTCAG GTTGGTTGGACAGGAATTCGCCATGTTCCCTAG
- the LOC127345924 gene encoding uncharacterized protein isoform X1 produces MEALAPLCRKFPCCFSTHDQLRQGWVLLSAAATYRSCCQRPHFRAPGCRRPPPQQAAAGRLCRRGTRRRRKRGGQCHWQHPQVQRGGTQIKSMTWFRLVGQEFAMFPSIASCSWTASCCYGKIEIGVMHIIALLLYSLCEISVFALLIMLYFLSEVNEEE; encoded by the exons ATGGAGGCACTAGCTCCTCTCTGTCGCAAGTTCCCTTGCTGCTTCTCCACGCACGACCAG TTGAGACAAGGCTGGGTGTTGTTGTCTGCTGCTGCTACCTACCGGAGCTGCTGCCAGCGGCCACATTTCCGTGCTCCTGGATGTCGCAGACCACCTCCCCAGCAAGCTGCTGCTG GTAGGCTGTGTCGGAGGggaaccaggaggaggaggaagcgtgGTGGCCAATGCCATTGGCAGCATCCTCAAGTGCAGCGTGGAGGCACTCAG ATTAAATCCATGACTTGGTTCAGGTTGGTTGGACAGGAATTCGCCATGTTCCCTAGCATTGCTTCCTGTTCATGGACAGCAAGTTGTTGTTATGGGAAGATCGAGATAGGTGTGATGCATATCATCGCCTTATTATTGTACAGTCTTTGTGAAATATCTGTATTTGCTTTGCTGATCATGCTCTATTTTTTGTCCGAGGTTAACGAGGAGGAGTGA
- the LOC127345924 gene encoding uncharacterized protein isoform X8 encodes MEALAPLCRKFPCCFSTHDQLRQGWVLLSAAATYRSCCQRPHFRAPGCRRPPPQQAAAGEPAPLLHVGCVGGEPGGGGSVVANAIGSILKCSVEALRLNP; translated from the exons ATGGAGGCACTAGCTCCTCTCTGTCGCAAGTTCCCTTGCTGCTTCTCCACGCACGACCAG TTGAGACAAGGCTGGGTGTTGTTGTCTGCTGCTGCTACCTACCGGAGCTGCTGCCAGCGGCCACATTTCCGTGCTCCTGGATGTCGCAGACCACCTCCCCAGCAAGCTGCTGCTGGTGAGCCAGCCCCTCTTCTCCAT GTAGGCTGTGTCGGAGGggaaccaggaggaggaggaagcgtgGTGGCCAATGCCATTGGCAGCATCCTCAAGTGCAGCGTGGAGGCACTCAG ATTAAATCCATGA
- the LOC127345924 gene encoding uncharacterized protein isoform X2: MEALAPLCRKFPCCFSTHDQLRQGWVLLSAAATYRSCCQRPHFRAPGCRRPPPQQAAAGEPAPLLHVGCVGGEPGGGGSVVANAIGSILKCSVEALRLVGQEFAMFPSIASCSWTASCCYGKIEIGVMHIIALLLYSLCEISVFALLIMLYFLSEVNEEE, encoded by the exons ATGGAGGCACTAGCTCCTCTCTGTCGCAAGTTCCCTTGCTGCTTCTCCACGCACGACCAG TTGAGACAAGGCTGGGTGTTGTTGTCTGCTGCTGCTACCTACCGGAGCTGCTGCCAGCGGCCACATTTCCGTGCTCCTGGATGTCGCAGACCACCTCCCCAGCAAGCTGCTGCTGGTGAGCCAGCCCCTCTTCTCCAT GTAGGCTGTGTCGGAGGggaaccaggaggaggaggaagcgtgGTGGCCAATGCCATTGGCAGCATCCTCAAGTGCAGCGTGGAGGCACTCAG GTTGGTTGGACAGGAATTCGCCATGTTCCCTAGCATTGCTTCCTGTTCATGGACAGCAAGTTGTTGTTATGGGAAGATCGAGATAGGTGTGATGCATATCATCGCCTTATTATTGTACAGTCTTTGTGAAATATCTGTATTTGCTTTGCTGATCATGCTCTATTTTTTGTCCGAGGTTAACGAGGAGGAGTGA
- the LOC127345924 gene encoding uncharacterized protein isoform X7 codes for MEALAPLCRKFPCCFSTHDQLRQGWVLLSAAATYRSCCQRPHFRAPGCRRPPPQQAAAGRLCRRGTRRRRKRGGQCHWQHPQVQRGGTQEFAMFPSIASCSWTASCCYGKIEIG; via the exons ATGGAGGCACTAGCTCCTCTCTGTCGCAAGTTCCCTTGCTGCTTCTCCACGCACGACCAG TTGAGACAAGGCTGGGTGTTGTTGTCTGCTGCTGCTACCTACCGGAGCTGCTGCCAGCGGCCACATTTCCGTGCTCCTGGATGTCGCAGACCACCTCCCCAGCAAGCTGCTGCTG GTAGGCTGTGTCGGAGGggaaccaggaggaggaggaagcgtgGTGGCCAATGCCATTGGCAGCATCCTCAAGTGCAGCGTGGAGGCACTCAG GAATTCGCCATGTTCCCTAGCATTGCTTCCTGTTCATGGACAGCAAGTTGTTGTTATGGGAAGATCGAGATAG GTTAA
- the LOC127345924 gene encoding uncharacterized protein isoform X5, translated as MEALAPLCRKFPCCFSTHDQLRQGWVLLSAAATYRSCCQRPHFRAPGCRRPPPQQAAAGEPAPLLHVGCVGGEPGGGGSVVANAIGSILKCSVEALRLVGQEFAMFPSIASCSWTASCCYGKIEIG; from the exons ATGGAGGCACTAGCTCCTCTCTGTCGCAAGTTCCCTTGCTGCTTCTCCACGCACGACCAG TTGAGACAAGGCTGGGTGTTGTTGTCTGCTGCTGCTACCTACCGGAGCTGCTGCCAGCGGCCACATTTCCGTGCTCCTGGATGTCGCAGACCACCTCCCCAGCAAGCTGCTGCTGGTGAGCCAGCCCCTCTTCTCCAT GTAGGCTGTGTCGGAGGggaaccaggaggaggaggaagcgtgGTGGCCAATGCCATTGGCAGCATCCTCAAGTGCAGCGTGGAGGCACTCAG GTTGGTTGGACAGGAATTCGCCATGTTCCCTAGCATTGCTTCCTGTTCATGGACAGCAAGTTGTTGTTATGGGAAGATCGAGATAG GTTAA